Proteins from a single region of Enoplosus armatus isolate fEnoArm2 chromosome 6, fEnoArm2.hap1, whole genome shotgun sequence:
- the LOC139287165 gene encoding T-cell surface antigen CD2-like codes for MACFAATLGVIILSGFINLSAADKDTCKIYAALGDSVTLPFVFQGLANSHVLRWTHNNSIIFYKQQGRVSVGKPVDITATGSLLLKNLQPKSAGTYQANVLHPNGTQAETWIGRLCMLDKVSKPQLTYSCDFKSSAVNLNCNVAKPQGLVFSWTLDEKTLTSETRQTLSISLAQLKGVRSFTCSAANQVSKEKSDTVRPTCKSPTPSPPTLLCFASKTVTAVLAGGAGLILLLLIIIITLCCCRRRNKTQMRLGDKGELRMLSLSKREPDSISPEYETMHPTEDSPPQSPEPSPRACYETVSQPEAQTENRPPQLSTAAEGLQPSPVPKPRMKSPQTANI; via the coding sequence ATGGCGTGTTTTGCTGCCACACTCGGTGTTATCATTCTGTCGGGATTCATCAACCTCTCAGCAGCAGACAAGGACACCTGTAAAATATATGCTGCTCTTGGGGACAGTGTGACTCTGCCTTTTGTCTTTCAGGGACTGGCAAACTCACATGTGCTGAGATGGACTCATAATAACTCAATCATTTTCTACAAACAGCAAGGCAGAGTGTCTGTTGGAAAGCCAGTGGACATCACCGCCACCGGATCTCTTTTGCTGAAGAACCTACAACCCAAAAGTGCAGGGACTTACCAAGCAAATGTGCTGCATCCCAATGGTACACAGGCTGAAACCTGGATTGGTCGTCTCTGCATGTTGGACAAGGTATCAAAACCTCAACTCACTTATAGCTGTGACTTCAAGTCTAGTGCTGTAAATCTAAATTGCAATGTAGCTAAACCTCAGGGTTTGGTGTTCTCATGGACACTCGATGAAAAGACCTTAACAagtgaaacaagacaaacactgaGCATATCATTGGCACAGCTGAAAGGGGTGAGGAGCTTTACATGTAGTGCAGCCAACCAAGTCAGCAAGGAGAAGAGTGACACTGTTCGTCCAACCTGTAAAAGTCcaacaccatcaccaccaactttgctttgttttgcatcCAAAACTGTTACGGCAGTGCTAGCAGGAGGAGCAGGTCTGATTCTGCTTTTGCttatcattatcattacattATGTTGCTGCCGCAGACGCAACAAAACCCAAATGAGACTCGGGGATAAAGGCGAGCTCAGGATGCTTTCTCTAAGCAAACGGGAGCCTGACTCCATTAGCCCAGAGTATGAGACAATGCACCCGACTGAGGACTCTCCACCCCAAAGCCCCGAGCCTTCACCCAGAGCCTGTTACGAGACTGTTTCTCAGCCTGAagctcagactgaaaacaggccTCCACAGCTATCCACAGCTGCTGAAGGACTACAACCTTCACCGGTGCCGAAGCCGAGGATGAAGAGCCCCCAGACGGCAAACATCTGA